A single Aspergillus puulaauensis MK2 DNA, chromosome 7, nearly complete sequence DNA region contains:
- a CDS encoding uncharacterized protein (SECRETED:SignalP(1-18)): protein MRLSLILLSLGIPHAVLADPQQNPLDLLNNVEGLSNLKKFVSIASTLSSLVDDNEDDSPPEKQQQQQQHARADSASDDSPDLSDGIDLSQMKNVASVASTLFSLLGDNDKVAGSDAGESNEATNANADADQDTPDILKKLSALQDIVSFASGIGSLLDTDDTDADMDIDVQNEDSNPPRSIPELKPETPPEPEKAEPTPIPQEELNSTPEAQDMLARIEAIQRLNVLVKKLTVLTDEKTPTPITERLQLLFSDPEFTSTFSYIFENGGKVLTPEVVAAFKVFLNTSPAIPDEYRTIAVGALDTLSSAFSPEFVEYYRTAKEALDRAGIELIPALEYLWRAVQWARNTLDRDYIKALNQEVVLWHRALTSEQMGEFVAYITDEETLGRVTASVARFRKTLTPDRAHRLHALFEDQGIFDQGDLEYQAYGHVMGKRIKFYFGTEDGVSEVERLLDLLDGPLQGQTMADVAGILQTRARVLTPYMADDLATFFYQFSEVTEVVDILEEILRDIVQLVRPLLDVDTRAARVLSWAFWTDLNQILDKVLSVPGSSLTTLQKLLATASKLLEPERAKGLRLLVADASGTPRTPGSEGFDVPGNDSAVDTGSMMGVVDTESKLAPDVTEDALRVLHGADALLAPGQIDKTRDTVLVLSEAGEFLVKVVRIFEDDDAGGHVRHDEL from the exons ATGCGGCTCTCTCTCATACTCCTCTCTCTGGGGATCCCCCATGCTGTCCTCGCCGACCCACAGCAAAACCCCCTAGACCTGCTCAACAACGTCGAGGGGCTATCGAATCTGAAGAAATTCGTCTCCATTGCATCGACATTATCATCCTTGGTAGATGATAATGAAGACGACTCGCCGCCTgaaaagcagcagcagcagcaacagcatgCTCGAGCAGATTCTGCGTCCGACGACAGTCCCGACTTGTCAGATGGCATCGATCTTTCGCAGATGAAGAATGTTGCTTCAGTAGCGTCGACCTTGTTCTCGCTTCTAGGCGATAACGATAAAGTTGCCGGTTCTGATGCTGGGGAGTCGAATGAAGCTACCAATGCCAACGCCGATGCAGACCAAGATACGCCCGACATTCTGAAAAAGCTCAGCGCGCTGCAGGATATCGTATCGTTCGCATCGGGCATCGGTTCACTTCTTGACACCGACGACACAGACGCAGACATGGACATAGATGTTCAAAACGAGGATTCCAACCCCCCACGATCAATACCCGAACTCAAGCCAGAAACACCCCCAGAACCGGAGAAAGCAGAGCCAACCCCAATTCCACAAGAGGAACTCAATTCCACACCCGAAGCACAAGATATGCTCGCACGGATTGAAGCCATCCAGCGCCTAAACGTCCTAGTCAAGAAACTCACCGTCCTCACCGACGAGAAAACCCCAACGCCCATAACCGAgcgcctgcagctcctcttcTCAGACCCAGAGTTCACGTCCACATTCAGCTATATCTTCGAAAACGGCGGCAAGGTACTCACTCCTGAAGTCGTCGCCGCTTTCAAAGTATTCCTAAACACCAGCCCCGCAATCCCCGACGAGTACCgcaccatcgccgtcggcgcACTGGATACACTCAGTTCAGCATTCAGCCCCGAGTTCGTGGAATACTACCGCACCGCAAAAGAGGCGCTCGATCGCGCAGGTATAGAACTGATCCCCGCACTCGAATACCTATGGCGCGCGGTGCAGTGGGCCCGGAATACACTGGACCGGGATTACATCAAAGCGCTGAATCAGGAGGTTGTGCTGTGGCACAGAGCGCTCACATCTGAGCAGATGGGTGAATTCGTGGCATACATCACCGACGAAGAAACTCTCGGCCGGGTTACGGCTTCTGTGGCGCGGTTTAGGAAGACGTTGACGCCTGACCGGGCGCACCGGCTGCATGCCCTGTTCGAGGACCAGGGGATCTTCGATCAGGGGGATTTGGAGTACCAGGCGTATGGGCATGTCATGGGCAAGAGGATCAAGTTTTATTTCGGTACCGAGGATGGCGTTTCTGAGGTTGAGCGGTTGCTTGATTTGCTGGATGGGCCGCTGCAGGGTCAGACGATGGCCGATGTCGCTGGGATACTGCAGACGCGGGCGCGTGTCTTAACCCCGTATATGGCGGACGATCTGGCGACATTCTTCTACCAGTTTAGCGAAGTCACGGAGGTCGTGGATATTCTGGAAGAAATCCTGCGAGATATTGTGCAACTGGTGCGGCCGCTGTTGGACGTTGATACCCGCGCGGCGCGCGTTCTGTCATGGGCGTTCTGGACGGATCTAAATCAGATCCTGGATAAAGTTTTGTCGGTCCCTGGTTCTTCACTTACAACTTTGCAGAAACTTCTCGCTACTGCGTCTAAGCTGCTGGAGCCAGAACGGGCGAAGGGGTTGCGTCTCCTGGTTGCCGACGCATCAGGGACACCGCGTACCCCTGGGTCGGAAGGTTTTGATGTCCCAGGGAACGACAGTGCCGTGGACACAGGCAGCATGATGGGAGTGGTGGACACGGAATCTAAACTTGCGCCTGATGTGACGGAGGATGCGCTGCGTGTTCTTCACGGAGCTGATGCCCTGCTGGCGCCTGGGCAGATAGACAAGACGCGGGATACAGTGCTGGTGCTGAGCGAG GCTGGCGAGTTTCTTGTGAAGGTTGTCCGGATAtttgaggacgatgacgcTGGGGGGCATGTCCGTCACGACGAACTATGA
- a CDS encoding uncharacterized protein (COG:S;~EggNog:ENOG410PKEF;~TransMembrane:1 (o41-62i)), with the protein MFSGKNYINQIWNAGNTLRDAMARLTSIMEYFGREGRAQNLPLSVLAYVAMPLVLTAIDLKLSPSASEMDRRRRRLDSLGEIVRHSGRVYDVTDFVTAGTNHILRLAYMTSQHLFLRWDQDQQGQIPGRRGSSPPQQSSSTGKELVESSSAGRANTWHEAFLKFPRAYLLISTSVDYSLAVGRLPYDNALPELVRSIPPIGMSIRLPWTIDNPPVQIPTSRRLTRSDSLPYIQTATTPVSATTEQTNHDVHTLPDDASIQTNLAEQGDFSVASQVTTTLPNSMTMPLPDRSEVENPIQLETSDNDQINLDYLYLEPDSTNGEQIIDPTSEFNRMQFQQGFDPLISSWVQEYFGEGLSPPQQQQSPNMELDGLSLG; encoded by the exons ATGTTCAGCGGCAAGAACTACATCAACCAGATCTGGAATGCAGGAAATACGCTGCGAGATGCGATGGCCCGTCTGACCAGTATTATGGAATATTTCGGTCGAGAGGGACGAGCGCAGAATCTCCCTCTCAGTGT TCTTGCATACGTTGCTAtgcccctcgtcctcacaGCCATCGACCTCAAACTCTCcccatcagcatcagaaatggaccgccgccgccgccgtctcgACTCCCTAGGCGAGATAGTGCGCCATTCCGGGCGCGTCTACGATGTCACCGACTTCGTCACAGCAGGGACAAACCACATCCTCCGGCTGGCTTATATGACCTCCCAGCATCTCTTCCTCCGCTGGGACCAGGACCAGCAGGGTCAAATACCCGGGAGACGCGGCTCCAGCCCTCCACAGCAGTCCAGCTCGACGGGCAAGGAACTAGTCGAGTCCTCGTCGGCTGGCCGGGCAAATACGTGGCACGAAGCGTTTTTGAAGTTCCCTCGGGCATACCTCCTTATCTCTACGTCTGTAGACTACAGTCTTGCGGTTGGGAGGTTACCCTACGACAACGCGCTCCCGGAACTCGTACGGAGCATCCCTCCTATCGGGATGAGCATTCGACTCCCTTGGACGATTGACAATCCCCCAGTACAGATTCCGACGAGTCGGCGCTTGACAAGATCGGATAGTCTCCCCTATATCCAGACTGCAACAACACCTGTGAGCGCAACGACCGAGCAAACGAACCACGACGTGCACACTCTCCCCGACGACGCCTCAATCCAGACAAACCTGGCCGAACAAGGCGACTTTTCTGTCGCTTCCCAGGTAACAACTACACTCCCAAATAGCATGACAATGCCGCTGCCAGATCGCAGCGAGGTCGAGAACCCAATACAGCTAGAGACTAGCGACAATGACCAGATAAACCTCGACTACCTGTACCTGGAGCCGGATAGCACAAACGGAGAACAAATTATAGACCCTACGTCAGAGTTCAACCGCATGCAGTTCCAGCAGGGCTTCGATCCGCTGATTTCATCGTGGGTGCAGGAGTATTTTGGCGAGGGGttgtcgccgccgcagcagcagcagagtcCGAATATggagctggatgggttgAGTTTGGGTTGA